GTTTGGATTTATAAACCTAAAAACGAACAACCAATAACGAGCAACGAACAAAACTTATACAGTTTGCGCAGCTACGGCTTCGCCAATGGTATCCCAGGTAAGTTCATCGCTGGCAATTTTGGCTTTTAAATCGGGCACCGTGTCGAGCATGGTTTTCGCTTCCGGGTAATTGCTTTCGGCGCATACCAGGGCAGCGGCTTGTTGTTCCAGTTCGTTGGGTTGGGTGAACAATTTCTGAATATCGGGCCAAATAGATTCATCTACAAACGGTCCTACGTTGCGCCAAACTTCCGGGCTTAGCGTACGACCAGCCGCCCAGCGTTCATGAGCAAAATCCGACAGCGTTTGCGCTAATTTTAAATTCCGACGATTTTCTAAACCATAAATGCGGTACAAAGGCCGGCTGGTAAATATCGATTTTAATACCAACTGGTTCCAGGCTTCTTCGGGCAAATAATCGTGCGGATACGGGTTCTGCAGCGCTACGGCTTCAAAAACCAAAGTCATGTTGGTGCGCACGCCTTCCGCTATTCTTGGAATATGTTTTTCCGGGTACGGTAAAATGGGCAAAGCGGCGTATAGAGCTACCAATTCGTTTACGTCGGCAGTGGCAAACAGTTTATCCAGCGTTCTTACGTATTCTTCCGGCGATTGGTGCGGCAACGACAACGCTAATAAAGTACGAGCGGCTTGGTCGGCGGTCCAACCTTGGGGGTTAAAACCCGGACGTAAAGCCTCGGCAGCGGCCAGATCGGCCTCGGTAATTTCTAATTTCTTTTTCCCGACAAAACGGGGTGCCATACTAAAAGCCTGAAAAAATTTGCTTTCGGTTTGCGCTTCGGCTAATTGTTTTTCGAGCCAGGTTATTCCTTGAGGCGTAGTGGCGCGGGTAAGAAGTTCCGTTAAAAAGTTTTTTACAG
The sequence above is a segment of the Adhaeribacter swui genome. Coding sequences within it:
- a CDS encoding EboA domain-containing protein; its protein translation is MPIADQESVKNFLTELLTRATTPQGITWLEKQLAEAQTESKFFQAFSMAPRFVGKKKLEITEADLAAAEALRPGFNPQGWTADQAARTLLALSLPHQSPEEYVRTLDKLFATADVNELVALYAALPILPYPEKHIPRIAEGVRTNMTLVFEAVALQNPYPHDYLPEEAWNQLVLKSIFTSRPLYRIYGLENRRNLKLAQTLSDFAHERWAAGRTLSPEVWRNVGPFVDESIWPDIQKLFTQPNELEQQAAALVCAESNYPEAKTMLDTVPDLKAKIASDELTWDTIGEAVAAQTV